One window from the genome of Saccharomyces mikatae IFO 1815 strain IFO1815 genome assembly, chromosome: 2 encodes:
- the FZO1 gene encoding mitofusin (similar to Saccharomyces cerevisiae FZO1 (YBR179C); ancestral locus Anc_8.573): MSEEKRQFENSNKQRKPSTDQDDDTVTVVPPTLTYSRNEGQFLSNNFHRLSDDHTTLFDGEEGHRDEDLLPSLRSSSSKAHLISSQLSQWNYNNNRVLLKRSILKTQHFMDQLQEENNIRPIFIAANDEREKLHVLQLNIKLDGHYNTKEKKDFNIEKEALSKLFQSQIDSVTSHLNALKKRVDDVSSKVFITGDVNTGKSALCNSLLKQRLLPEDQLPCTNVFSEIIEARENDGIEEVHAIPLGIAATLKEAIDMYSIQNPKTYEIHTLKELPDLVPQNEKYALLKIYIKDDKRPASTSLLRNGTVDISLIDSPGLNMDSLQTAEVMSRQEEIDLVIFVVNAENQLTLSAKEFISLASREKKLMFFVVKKFDKIRDKQRCKDLILKQIRDLSPETHKRAGDFVHFVSKNGDEMPRYNNDNGSEDDDDGSPHDDPYSNNDPDPDFDSLEDSLRNFVLKKRSLSKLLPAKTYLSKLLSDITMISKSNMEMYTKEEKKINEQLETLRPEILIVRTKCNDLTTSVDQMAEETIAATYINTKEALLNALDVPLHEYPKYQGLAQIYDFIFSTEAFIVDQIDESISSSELFAKQQTDVLVKKIYEIGKNELGDDFMCERVFKSELMFKKRKHLIGKRLRVSLSVADLFAPSWKGFLSYLSWQKPVTAPLRDIENQSTEGQNGVMRSLGLKNYPLTQYWSKPSLLFTSKIPTLTLYFLGSTKVVGNIILNGIKLSSWSSLKKLSVPIIVVGSLLGITYLIHDLPRALPMNLSKKYKRKLQELDYIHLNAQRASNEVRDVLRVPTREILRSCEIIMDKKQITKKELERKKESNLLSIKFFQSLYEGTSAQIATVEEINLDID; this comes from the coding sequence ATGTCTGAAGAAAAGCGGCAGTTTGAAAATAGCAATAAACAGCGCAAACCCTCCACAGATCAAGATGATGATACTGTCACGGTGGTACCACCAACTCTTACATACTCACGCAACGAAGGTCAGTTTTTAAGTAATAACTTTCACAGACTGTCTGACGACCACACCACATTGTTTGATGGTGAAGAAGGTCACAGAGACGAGGATTTATTGCCCTCATTGCGTTCCTCCAGCTCAAAAGCGCATTTAATTTCCTCACAACTTAGTCAGTGGAActacaacaacaatagAGTACTTTTAAAAAGGTCTATTTTAAAGACACAGCATTTCATGGATCAGCTTcaggaagaaaataatatccGTCCTATCTTTATCGCTGCTAATGATGAGCGGGAGAAATTACACGTTTTACAGCTGAATATCAAGCTAGATGGTCATTATAAtacgaaagaaaaaaaagatttcaaCATCGAAAAAGAAGCTCTGTCAAAATTATTTCAATCACAAATCGATTCAGTTACAAGTCACTTAAATgcgttgaaaaaaagagtggATGATGTCTCTTCCAAAGTATTCATCACAGGTGATGTAAATACTGGTAAATCGGCTCTATGCAACTCTCTACTGAAGCAGCGTTTACTGCCTGAAGATCAACTACCATGTACTAATGTGTTTTCCGAAATAATAGAAGCCCGCGAAAATGACGGCATTGAGGAAGTACATGCTATACCGCTGGGCATAGCTGCCACACTCAAGGAAGCCATTGATATGTACTCAATACAAAATCCAAAAACTTACGAAATCCATACATTGAAAGAACTTCCCGATTTAGTTCCCCAAAACGAAAAATACGCATTATTAAAGATTTATATAAAGGACGATAAAAGGCCTGCTTCTACTAGTTTACTAAGAAATGGTACTGTTGATATTTCATTGATTGACTCGCCCGGGCTGAATATGGACTCCTTACAAACCGCTGAGGTAATGTCCCgtcaagaagaaatcgatTTGGTAATTTTTGTTGTCAACGCAGAGAACCAACTTACACTATCAGCCAAGGagtttatttctttggCATCtcgtgaaaaaaaattgatgttttttgttgtgaaaaaatttgacaaAATCAGAGACAAACAACGTTGTAAAGACTTAATACTAAAGCAAATTCGTGACCTGTCGCCAGAAACACATAAACGTGCGGGTGATTTTGTCCATTTTGTTTCTAAGAATGGAGATGAAATGCCAAGGTATAATAACGATAATGGTagtgaagatgatgatgacggAAGTCCTCACGACGATCCATATTCTAACAATGATCCAGATCCGGACTTTGACAGTCTAGAAGATTCATTGCGCAATTTCGttctgaagaaaagatcactCTCTAAACTACTGCCTGCTAAAACATACTTATCGAAATTATTGAGCGATATAACAATGATTTCCAAATCTAACATGGAGATGTAtaccaaagaagaaaaaaaaatcaacgAACAATTGGAAACATTGAGACCTGAAATATTAATTGTCAGGACAAAGTGTAATGATTTGACAACTTCTGTTGACCAAATGGCCGAGGAAACAATTGCGGCAACCTACATAAATACGAAAGAAGCGCTTCTCAATGCATTGGATGTTCCACTGCACGAGTATCCGAAGTACCAAGGGCTTGCTCAAATTTACgacttcattttttcaacgGAAGCTTTTATTGTAGATCAGATTGATGAATCAATAAGTTCAAGTGAATTGTTTGCTAAACAACAGACAGATGTGctggtaaaaaaaatttatgaGATTGGTAAAAATGAACTTGGTGATGATTTTATGTGTGAACGTGTCTTCAAAAGTGAACTGATGTTtaagaaaaggaaacacTTGATAGGAAAGAGGTTAAGAGTATCCTTATCAGTAGCTGATTTGTTTGCACCAAGTTGGAAGGGGTTTTTGTCTTATCTAAGTTGGCAGAAACCCGTCACAGCGCCATTGCGGGATATAGAAAATCAATCGACCGAGGGTCAGAATGGTGTAATGAGGTCTTTGggcttgaaaaattatccTCTGACACAGTATTGGTCAAAACCATCATTACTTTTCACATCAAAGATTCCCACGCTAACATTATACTTCCTAGGGAGTACCAAAGTAGTAGGAAACATTATATTAAACGGTATTAAGTTGTCATCGTGGAGCTCACTCAAGAAGTTATCAGTCCCAATTATAGTCGTGGGTTCCTTACTAGGAATCACCTATTTAATCCATGACCTGCCTCGTGCCTTACCCATGAATCTTTCCAAGAAATACAAAAGAAAGCTACAGGAACTGGATTACATCCACCTCAACGCCCAAAGAGCTTCGAATGAAGTACGTGATGTTCTACGTGTGCCTACTCGTGAAATTTTAAGGTCGTGTGAAATAATCATGGATAAGAAGCAAATAACTaagaaagaattggaaaggaaaaaagaaagtaacTTGCTATCAATCAAATTCTTCCAGTCCTTGTACGAGGGGACCTCGGCTCAAATAGCAACGGTGGAGGAAATTAATCTAGATATTGATTAG
- the EHT1 gene encoding medium-chain fatty acid ethyl ester synthase/esterase (similar to Saccharomyces cerevisiae EHT1 (YBR177C) and EEB1 (YPL095C); ancestral locus Anc_8.574), with protein sequence MSEVSKWPAINPFHWGYNGTVSHVVGENGSMKLGLKDNKEQIEFDQFVNKYVPSLKNGAHFKLSPYLFTGILQTLYLNAADFSKKFPVFYGREIIKFSDNGVCTADWVMSSWKRDYKLNQSTMSFDKSKFDGDEKATHPEGWPRLQPRTRYLKDNELKELREIELPLVVILHGLAGGSHEPIIRSLAENLSRSGKFQVVVLNTRGCARSKITTRNLFTAYHTMDIREFLQRENQRHPNRKLYAVGCSFGATMLGNYLGEEGDKSPLSAAATLCNPWDLLLSALRMTEDWWSKTLFSKNIAQFLTRTVQVNMGELGVPNGSHPDHPPTVKNPSYYMFTPENLIKAKHFKSSLEFDELYTAPALGFPNAMEYYKAASSINRVATIKVPTLVINSRDDPVVGPDQPYSIVEKNPRILYCGTDLGGHLAYLDNDNNSWATKAIAEFFTKFDQLVV encoded by the coding sequence atGTCAGAAGTTTCGAAATGGCCAGCTATCAACCCATTCCATTGGGGATACAATGGTACTGTTTCGCATGTTGTCGGTGAAAATGGTTCCATGAAACTAGGTTTAAAAGATAACAAGGAACAGATTGAATTTGATCAGTTCGTTAACAAATATGTTCCAAGTTTGAAGAATGGTGCTCACTTCAAATTGAGTCCTTACTTGTTCACAGGTATTTTACAAACGTTGTACTTAAACGCTGCAGACTTCTCGAAGAAATTTCCTGTATTTTATGGCAGagaaattatcaaattctCCGATAATGGAGTTTGCACCGCTGATTGGGTTATGAGCTCCTGGAAGAGGGATTACAAACTCAATCAAAGTACCATGAGCTTTGATAAAAGCAAATTCGACGGAGACGAAAAAGCGACGCATCCAGAAGGATGGCCTCGTTTACAACCACGTACAAGATATTTGAAGGATAATGAGTTAAAGGAGCTCAGAGAAATTGAGCTCCCCTTAGTAGTCATTTTGCATGGACTTGCCGGTGGCAGTCATGAACCGATCATAAGATCTCTTGCTGAAAACCTGTCTCGCAGCGGGAAATTTCAAGTGGTGGTGCTAAATACCAGAGGTTGTGCACGCTCCAAAATTACAACCAGGAACTTATTCACGGCTTACCACACAATGGATATCCGTGAATTTTTGCAAAGAGAAAATCAAAGACATCCAAACAGAAAGTTATACGCTGTAGGATGTTCTTTTGGTGCCACCATGTTGGGGAATTATCTCGGTGAAGAAGGTGATAAATCACCTTTATCTGCAGCTGCTACCTTATGCAATCCTTGGGACCTTCTCCTTTCAGCGCTTAGAATGACCGAGGATTGGTGgtcaaaaactttattttccaaaaatattGCACAGTTTTTAACAAGAACCGTTCAAGTTAACATGGGTGAACTAGGAGTCCCAAACGGCTCTCATCCCGACCATCCTCCTACAGTAAAAAATCCATCCTACTATATGTTCACCCCTGAAAATTTAATAAAGGCAAAACACTTCAAATCGAGTCTGGAATTCGATGAATTGTATACTGCACCTGCTTTAGGCTTTCCAAATGCAATGGAGTATTATAAAGCAGCTAGCTCAATAAACAGAGTTGCTACAATTAAGGTTCCTACTTTAGTTATCAATTCTAGAGATGATCCTGTTGTCGGCCCAGATCAGCCTTATTCAATTGTAGAAAAAAACCCTCGTATTTTGTATTGCGGAACCGATTTAGGGGGCCATTTAGCCTACCTAGATAATGACAATAACTCGTGGGCAACTAAGGCGATTGCAGAATTCTTTACTAAATTTGATCAACTGGTTGTATGA
- the SEC66 gene encoding Sec63 complex subunit SEC66 (similar to Saccharomyces cerevisiae SEC66 (YBR171W); ancestral locus Anc_8.588) has product MSEYNDTKFSKNGTFFETEEPIVETKSISVYTPLIYVFILIVSLVMFASNYRKKQAKKISEQPSIFDENDAHDLYFQIKEMSENEKIHEKVMKAALLNRGAESVRRSLKLKELAPQINLLYKNGSIGEDYWKRFETEVKLIELEFKDALQEAERLQPGWVQLFVMVCKEICFNQALSRRYQSILKRKEVCIEEWELKINNDGRLIN; this is encoded by the coding sequence ATGTCAGAATATAATGATACTAAATTCTCTAAAAATGgaactttttttgaaacGGAGGAACCAATTGTAGAAACGAAATCAATCTCCGTTTACACTCCACTTATATATGTCTTTATTCTGATAGTGTCCCTTGTGATGTTCGCTTCAAACTATAGGAAGAAGCaagccaaaaaaatcagcGAACAACCATCcatatttgatgaaaatgatgctCATGATCtgtattttcaaataaagGAGATGAgcgaaaatgaaaaaattcatgaGAAGGTCATGAAAGCCGCCTTATTAAACAGAGGTGCAGAATCTGTTAGACGATCtttaaaattgaaagagtTGGCTCCTCAAATCAACcttttatataaaaatgGTTCGATTGGGGAGGACTATTGGAAGAGATTTGAAACTGAAGTTAAATTGATTGAACTGGAATTTAAAGATGCTTTACAAGAAGCAGAAAGACTCCAACCAGGTTGGGTTCAACTATTCGTTATGGTTTGTAAAGAGATTTGCTTCAATCAAGCTCTCTCTAGACGTTACCAATCAATCTTAAAACGGAAAGAGGTCTGTATTGAGGAATGGGAgctaaaaataaacaacGACGGAAGATTGATCAACTAG
- the ECM31 gene encoding 3-methyl-2-oxobutanoate hydroxymethyltransferase (similar to Saccharomyces cerevisiae ECM31 (YBR176W); ancestral locus Anc_8.583) — protein MNITKRSLCAFPMRFYSTVKNIAKYNTIQDIRNKYLAGTPLSMCTAHDFITATWVNKANCDLLLVGDSLAMTSLGYDSTITLSLNEFKYHVSSVCRAEGSSMVVVDMPFGTFESDMSKGLKNAIDIMKLHSKVTSVKVEVGLYSTDKYTMKYIEELCSRGIPVMAHIGLTPQKVHSLGGYKVQANKSLLQMQELFETAKQLQKIGCWSILIECVPHKMAQFMTSKLSIPTIGIGAGNGTSGQVLVISDLLGMQGESVPKFVKQTVNMADIATQGLKEYIANVEDRTFPEKGPHTFKVKDELWSEFLSSVNEK, from the coding sequence ATGAATATAACGAAAAGATCTTTGTGTGCTTTCCCTATGCGATTTTACTCTACAGTAAAGAACATCGCCAAATACAACACAATCCAGGACATCAGAAACAAATACCTTGCTGGTACACCTTTGTCCATGTGCACCGCACATGACTTCATCACTGCTACATGGGTTAACAAAGCTAATTGTGATTTGCTTCTAGTCGGAGATTCTTTAGCGATGACTTCATTGGGTTATGATAGCACAATTACACTTTCGTTGAACGAATTCAAATATCATGTTTCATCTGTGTGCAGAGCTGAAGGTTCTTCCATGGTGGTTGTAGATATGCCATTCGGTACATTTGAATCTGACATGTCTAAAGGCTTGAAAAATGCCATAGATATCATGAAATTGCACAGTAAAGTCACTTCTGTCAAAGTAGAAGTAGGTTTATACAGTACGGACAAATATACCATGAAATATATCGAGGAACTGTGCTCCAGAGGTATCCCTGTTATGGCTCATATAGGATTAACACCGCAAAAAGTACATTCACTTGGAGGTTATAAGGTGCAAGCAAACAAGAGTCTGTTACAAATGCAGGAGTTGTTCGAAACGGCCAAGCAATTGCAAAAAATCGGCTGCTGGTCTATCCTCATTGAATGCGTTCCTCATAAAATGGCTCAATTCATGACATCTAAACTTTCCATACCAACAATAGGTATTGGTGCAGGTAATGGTACTAGTGGGCAAGTTTTAGTCATATCCGACCTTTTGGGGATGCAAGGTGAATCGGTCCCAAAATTTGTCAAGCAAACTGTAAACATGGCAGATATTGCAACTCAGGGCTTGAAAGAGTATATTGCTAATGTGGAAGATAGAACATTTCCTGAAAAAGGCCCACACACTTTTAAAGTTAAAGACGAATTGTGGAgtgaatttctttcttcagtTAACGAAAAATAG
- the SWD3 gene encoding Swd3p (similar to Saccharomyces cerevisiae SWD3 (YBR175W); ancestral locus Anc_8.585): protein MFQLIDSVATQNGLKATSAKISPDGQFLAITQGLNILVYDIKKHAISQTLVTSHARPFSELCWSPDGHCLATASDDFSVEIIHLSYGLLHTFVGHTAPVISLTFNRKGNLLFTSSMDESIKIWDTLNGSLMKTISAHSEAVVSVDVPLNDSSILSSGSYDGLIRIFDAETGHCLKTLTYDKDWKRENGVVPISQVKFSENARYLLVKSLDGVVKIWDCIGGCVVRTFQVQPLENGVLHHSCGMDFLNPEDGTTPLVISGYENGDIYCWNSDSKGLLQLLDGSLHHHNSPVMSIHCIGNIMCSLALNGDCCLWRWV, encoded by the coding sequence ATGTTTCAGTTGATTGATTCTGTGGCAACACAGAATGGATTGAAAGCTACCTCTGCAAAAATATCACCTGATGGGCAGTTCCTTGCCATAACGCAAGGCCTTAACATCCTGGTATACGATATTAAGAAGCATGCCATATCACAAACACTGGTCACATCACATGCAAGGCCTTTTTCGGAGTTGTGCTGGTCTCCCGATGGGCATTGCTTAGCTACTGCATCAGATGATTTTTCTGTGGAAATAATACATTTATCTTATGGGCTGTTGCATACTTTTGTGGGTCATACAGCGCCTGTTATATCTCTGACGTTCAATAGAAAGGGTAACTTGCTTTTTACGTCCTCAATGGATGAAAGTATCAAGATATGGGACACATTGAACGGGTCCTtgatgaaaacaatatcTGCACACTCAGAAGCAGTTGTTTCTGTGGATGTACCCTTGAATGATTCTTCCATTCTAAGTTCAGGTTCGTATGACGGGCTCATACGGATCTTCGATGCAGAGACTGGCCACTGTCTAAAGACGCTGACCTATGACAAGGActggaaaagagaaaacgGTGTCGTGCCTATCTCTCAAGTCAAATTTTCCGAAAATGCAAGGTATCTCTTGGTGAAATCACTGGATGGAGTAGTGAAAATATGGGATTGTATTGGGGGTTGCGTAGTCCGTACTTTTCAAGTACAACCACTCGAGAATGGCGTGCTGCATCATTCGTGCGGTATGGATTTTCTAAATCCGGAAGATGGAACAACTCCTTTGGTAATCAGTGGTTATGAAAACGGCGATATATACTGTTGGAATTCTGATTCTAAAGGTCTCCTGCAATTGCTTGACGGTTCTTTGCATCATCACAATAGTCCCGTCATGAGCATACACTGCATCGGTAACATAATGTGTTCTCTTGCATTGAACGGAGATTGCTGTTTGTGGAGATGGGTGTGA
- the UMP1 gene encoding Ump1p (similar to Saccharomyces cerevisiae UMP1 (YBR173C); ancestral locus Anc_8.586), producing MNIVPEGNFKSQVSTDQDKSALSSAVPSLPDTLRQQEGGAVPLSTQLNDRHPLESKLKHWETTQRQRQMEQYRQIFGIAEPMKRTMEMEIVNRTDFNPLSTSGSMHRDILLNKECSIDWEDVYPGTGLQSSTMVGDDIHSKIEKQLGI from the coding sequence ATGAATATCGTTCCAGAAGGCAACTTTAAATCCCAAGTCTCCACAGATCAAGACAAAAGCGCTCTCTCGTCTGCGGTGCCCTCCTTGCCAGACACATTACGCCAGCAAGAAGGTGGTGCAGTGCCTCTTTCCACACAACTAAATGACAGACACCCTTTGGAGTCAAAGTTGAAGCATTGGGAAACTACACAACGTCAAAGACAAATGGAACAGTATCGACAGATATTCGGCATTGCCGAGCCTATGAAAAGGACGATGGAAATGGAAATTGTTAATCGCACCGACTTCAACCCTCTCTCAACGAGCGGTAGCATGCACCGTGACATATTACTGAACAAAGAGTGCAGCATTGACTGGGAGGACGTCTACCCTGGCACCGGTTTACAGTCCAGCACCATGGTAGGCGATGACATTCATAGCAAAATTGAGAAGCAATTAGGAATTTAG
- the SMY2 gene encoding Smy2p (similar to Saccharomyces cerevisiae SMY2 (YBR172C) and SYH1 (YPL105C); ancestral locus Anc_8.587), with translation MTVPDSQRLFGSFDEQFKDLKLDSADTENNGTDCTFTTMESFQPSVNGNTNGAIGAAVNAVPGSTFRSNTPLLGSRHPLSRTSSLIDSIGIQRAASPFTSVKEPFIPQSSGVIGSSFWHGDHPESRVNTPVQQHPLLQRNESTSSFSYAANLGMNLSTPSLAADITPLGTPTLVQSHASLFPSCDIPPDSSVNGISHLLAPVSVESSWRYIDTQGQIHGPFPSQLMSQWYIGGYFASTLQISRLGSTPETLGINDVFITLGELMTKLQKYDTDPFTTFDKMHTQPASSDPINLNLTPNSSDTVINTTGTVQTTENDIFKPLTHENIWDMNGGAPSEGADIKLGPVSSSGQTNGTSTLEYRPATILERKKKEKAESMAKALLEEQEKRNQESKKKEEARLLKKFKQEEELLKRQKELLKKQKEREIFETEKQKKSEKTAKETQVQSDKFRSPKDLPSLNNLNATSVPWAFKVKTSTPIENSLKNGTTTTDKKKGDSSSPLPRTITEEKQKQQLKSVLNWANKSRPLPDQTIDIKSQFQKDSKDMKETSSLKELEDPNFIEEQKKLWEKVQNSSKHMKSTTSASTTTSSWTTVTSRAKAPISTTVPSYSKVNTVSNPSATVTTNTASMTTTFASMNSVSPRQEFIKWCKSQMKLNSGITNNNVLELLLSLPTGPESKELIQETIYANSDVMDGRRFATEFIRRRAECEKQGSDPLSWSEALALSGNDDDDWEFQVVSKKKGRKH, from the coding sequence ATGACAGTACCAGATTCTCAAAGATTATTTGGCTCCTTTGATGAACAGTTTAAGGACTTGAAACTGGACTCTGCCGACACAGAGAATAACGGCACTGACTGTACATTTACCACTATGGAGTCCTTTCAACCTAGTGTTAATGGCAATACTAATGGTGCTATTGGTGCGGCGGTGAACGCTGTTCCTGGATCTACCTTTAGGTCGAATACACCTCTTCTAGGAAGCCGACATCCACTTAGTAGGACGTCCTCCTTAATAGATTCTATCGGAATACAGCGTGCGGCCTCGCCGTTTACTTCAGTCAAGGAGCCGTTCATTCCTCAAAGCTCAGGGGTTATAGGATCCTCGTTCTGGCATGGTGATCATCCGGAATCGCGGGTTAATACGCCTGTTCAGCAACATCCACTACTGCAAAGGAACGAGTCTACCTCCTCCTTCAGTTATGCTGCTAATCTTGGCATGAATCTGAGTACGCCTTCATTAGCGGCCGATATAACTCCATTGGGAACACCAACTCTTGTTCAATCTCACGCGAGCTTGTTCCCTTCGTGTGATATTCCCCCAGATTCAAGCGTGAATGGTATTTCACACCTTTTAGCGCCAGTTTCGGTGGAGTCCAGTTGGAGATACATAGACACCCAGGGGCAAATACATGGTCCTTTCCCTTCCCAACTGATGTCGCAGTGGTATATTGGTGGTTATTTTGCTTCAACTCTTCAGATTTCAAGATTGGGCAGTACTCCAGAGACACTGGGAATAAACGATGTGTTCATCACTTTGGGCGAATTGATGACAAAACTTCAGAAGTATGACACTGATCCATTCACTACTTTTGACAAAATGCACACTCAACCAGCCAGTTCCGACCCCATCAACCTAAATCTGACTCCAAATTCAAGCGATACTGTTATTAATACCACTGGTACTGTTCAGACCACTGAAAACGATATTTTTAAGCCATTAACAcatgaaaatatttggGATATGAATGGAGGTGCTCCCTCGGAAGGAGCTGATATTAAATTAGGTCCAGTATCCTCAAGTGGTCAAACAAATGGAACCTCGACACTGGAGTACAGACCAGCCACTATTCTtgagaggaagaaaaaggaaaaggcTGAATCCATGGCGAAAGCTTTATTAgaagagcaagaaaaacGGAACCAggaaagtaaaaagaaggaagaagctcgtttgttgaaaaaattcaagcaagaagaagagttattgaaaaggcaaaaggaattattgaaaaaacaaaaagaaagagaaatttttgaaacagaaaagcaaaaaaaatctgaaaaaacAGCAAAGGAGACACAAGTACAATCAGATAAATTTAGATCACCAAAGGATTTACCCTCGTTAAATAATTTAAACGCTACTTCAGTACCATGGGCCTTTAAAGTAAAAACCAGCACTCCAATCgaaaattcattaaaaaatggTACGACTACCACTGATAAGAAGAAAGGAGATTCTTCGAGTCCATTACCAAGGACTATtacagaagaaaagcaaaagcaGCAACTAAAGTCCGTTTTAAACTGGGCCAATAAGTCCCGACCACTACCAGATCAAACTATTGATATTAAATCAcagtttcaaaaagattCAAAGGATATGAAAGAGACATCTTCATTAAAGGAATTGGAAGATCCAAATTTCATAGAAGAGCAGAAGAAACTTTGGGAGAAAGTTCAGAACTCTTCCAAACATATGAAATCAACAACCTCTGCCTCCACTACCACATCTTCTTGGACCACGGTGACTTCTAGAGCGAAAGCTCCCATTAGCACTACTGTGCCTTCTTACTCAAAGGTCAATACCGTTTCAAACCCTTCAGCAACAGTAACAACTAACACAGCTTCTATGACAACTACCTTTGCCAGTATGAACTCTGTTTCCCCCCGCCAGGAATTCATCAAGTGGTGCAAATCACaaatgaaattgaattCCGGAATAACAAATAACAATGTTTTAGAGTTACTATTGAGTTTACCTACCGGACCAGAATCCAAAGAGCTGATTCAGGAAACGATTTATGCCAATAGTGACGTTATGGATGGTAGGAGATTTGCTACTGAATTCATTAGAAGACGTGCTGAATGTGAAAAACAAGGCAGTGATCCGTTAAGTTGGAGTGAAGCGTTAGCTCTTTCAGGtaatgatgacgatgactGGGAGTTTCAAGTGGTtagcaagaaaaagggTAGGAAACACTGA